GCCATCTGCGGCATCCCCGCCGAAACCCTGACCCGCATCGCCCGTGAATTCGCTTCGGCCAAAGCCAAGGGTGCGCTGTCCTGGACCGGGCTTGCGCAGACGCCAAACGCGCACTGGTCCACGGCGGCCATTCAGGCCTTGAACGGCTTGTGCGGAACGTTCGACGCCCCTGGCGGTCCGAGTCTGCCGTTCAAGCGTAAACTCGGTTCAGCTTGGCGCGACGGGCAGAAAAAGCCCGAAAAGAAGGCCGCGCCCAAAGTCGACTCCTTCCTGCTCTGGTCCGGCTGGTCCCCGGCCAAGTTCGAGGATCAGGTCCGCGACGGCAGGATAAAGGCGCTCTTTTCCTATTGGGCCGATCCGGTGCTGACCTGGGGCAACAGCGAGTCCGTGGCCCGTGGGCTTGAAATGCTTGATTTTTGCGTGACCGTTGACGCTTTTATGTGCAACACCGCGCTCTACAGCGACGTTGTGCTGCCCGATGCGACCTGGCTTGAACAGGCTCAGGTCAAGCCGGACTGGCTTTACGAAGCGTTTTTGAGTTATTTTGCCGAGGTAGTGCCTCCCATGTACGACACCCGTCCGATGTACGGGATCATCAAGGGTCTGGCGGAGCGTATGGACGTGGCCGACGCAGCGCCGTGGCAGAATATGGAAGAGGCGTTCGCCAACCAGATGCGCGATCTGCCATGGAACTTCGAGGAACTGCGTGAAAAGGGCTTCGTCATCACCGATGAAGCCGAGTATTACAAATACAGGAAATGGGAGAGCATCAATCCTCCCGCAGGATACGGCAGTTCCGGGTCCAGCAGGACCGGAAAATACAACTTCCTCAATCCCGTCAGTGCAGAAAAGGGCGTGGACCCTCTGCCCGACTTCAAGCCAATCGATCAGGAGCTGCGGCCGGACAGCGAGTATCCTTTTCTGTTCGGAAACATCCGCCTTCTGCAGCACGAACACTGTTCGACCTTCAACAATTTTCAACTGATGAAGCTCAAAAAGACCAATACGCTTTTGATCAACACCGCCGATGCCGCAACGCACGGTATTTCGAGCGGGGATCTCGTTCAATTGTCCTCGCCCTGGGGCGTCACGCGTATCAAGGCCGAGGTCACCGATGATATCCGTCCAGGTGTCCTGGCGGCGGCCGGAGGCTACGGTCATGTGCGCGGTCTGGAAGGCGATCCCAAATATCCCGACATGGGCGGAGTCAACGTGCCCGGCGCTCTGATGCCCACGAACTGCACTGAGTCTACGGGCGGAACTCCGCTGCTCAAGTACATCAAGGCAAAGGTGGAGCGGGCCGCCTAGAATTCTCCCCTCCCAAAAGGCGAAAGCCCTCGGACAGATTGGCTGTCCGGGGCTTTCGCCTTTTTAGTTGAAGAGCACGTACAGCGCCGTCCGCATCTCCGGTTAAAAATGCTCATCCTTGTCCAGGAACTCAAGTTATCGCTTCACGCCGTCACAAACCTCGGAGCCCCTGCCGATCGCCCAAAGCTTTGCGCCGTGATGCACTTTCCATCAGTCTTCCTCACGCACGAAACTGATGTCGTCGAGATCAAAAAGCATGACGCTGCCGTCTTCGAAAAGACCGGAGGCAACTTGTTTTAAAAAATCCAACCAGTCATCGTATTCCCCATCCTGCGCAGCCGAACCCATCCTCGCTTCAAATTTTCTCCTCGTGATTTCAGCCTACTCATTTCGCGCCACCATGCCCTTCCACGGCTGTAATTCATTTTTTTTCAAGCTCTACGAGTTCAATGCCCTTGCGGAGTTGGGAACTGCGCAGCAACAGTCATGCACCGAGAAGTGATAGGGCGTAACGAAATGGCTCTGTGACCGAGAGCAGTACCTCCATATTATTATCCAAAAATATGTTTTAATTGTAAATAGTTAAATGATAATTGCAAATGTACTGCTCTACTCATGTCGAAAAAATTCAGGATGTAATTGTGTATATGATTGTCGAATAAAATACTGCATTACCCCTATTTTTGAGTCTTTATTCGATTTTTAGCTGAATAATCCCCTGCGGTGTGCTACAAAGACTACTTATGAAGAGACGGGTGACTGTAAGCATTTTTGTCTGAATAAATTATTTTGCTCGCCGGCTTGTGCTGAGATTTTGACAAAGTCCACGGGTCTGGCACTATCGGCAACCCGTGTCAGAGGGCTGCATCCGAACCATAGCGGTCGCAGTCGAAGGAAAACAACACAACATCTCAAGATATGGGAGAAACATGCGCATCCTTTTTGTACACATGAATTTTCCGGCCCAGTTCCGGAGCCTGGCCAGTTTTTTGGGACGCGATTCCCGAAACGAGGTCGTCTTCGCCACCATGAACGAAAACCCAGGGTGGGACATACCCGGGGTGCGCAAGGCCGTATTCGATCCCGACGCCACGGTGTTTCCTGAAGGGCATGGGATAAACGCAAAATTTTGGGCGGCCTCCAGCAAGGCCTCCGGGGCCTTGAAGCTGGCGGTGGAATTGCGGCGCCAAGGGTTCGTGCCGGATATCATCTGCGGGCACTCAGGCTGGGGACCGACCATGTATCTGCGCGATGTCTTTCCCGAGGCGGCCTTTGTCGGCTACTTTGAATGGTTTTACGATGCCCAGAGCGCGGACATGCGCTTTTCCGGCAGCCCGTTATCGCTTAGTTCGCGCATGGAAGTGCGATGCAACAACATCCCCATTCTCATGGATCTGGCCAGTTGTGCCCATGGAATTTGTCCGACGCGCTGGCAATTGGAACAATTTCCTGCGGAGTTCCGATCAAAGATTTCCGTGATCCACGACGGAGTGGATACGGATTATTTTTCTCCCGACCCAGAGGCCCGGATGGTTCTGCCCGATCTTGATCTTTCCGGCGCCACGGAAATCGTGACCTATGCCACGCGAGGAATGGAGCCTTACCGGGGTTTTCCGCAGTTTCTTGAGGCTGCCGTGGACGTGGTCAAGAAGCGGCCCGGATGTCATGTCGTCATTGGAGGCAATGACGGTTGCCATTATGGTTCTCCTCCCGAACCGGGCAAGACCTGGAAGGAGGTCCTCACCGAGCGACTGCAACCCGATCCGGAGCACATCCATTTCGTAGGCCCACTGCCTTACAGACATTACCGCACACTGCTGCGGGCCTCGACGGCGCACGTCTACCTGACACGCCCCTTTGTCCTCTCCTGGTCGTTCCTGGAAGCGCTGTCCTGCGGCTGCCTGGTGGTGGCCTCCGACACCGAACCAGTGCGCGAAATGGCCAGCGATGGGCACAATGCCCTCTTCACGGATATACGTTCGCCCGCCGCCATCACCGAACGAATACTGGAAGCCCTGGAGAATCGCAGCCAGCTGGACGGAGTGCGCAAACAGGCCAGACAGACCGTGCTGGAACGTTATGATGTGCGCAAGCTCCTTCCCCAGCAGCTGGAACCTGAATCCGTGAATAAGTGTTGCCAACGTTGTTGGCTCGAAATTTCAACCATATTTTTCGAAAATTCAGGCGACTTTCGACCTGAAAATTTTCAACTGAAGGACAATTGTCGCTTCGCAAGCTCCGAGAACCGACTTTTTGCAGTTTTCAGACGCACTACTCCTAGGAATGCAGCCTAATGACCATCTCGTTACGCCGTCTTGAGACGATAGAACAGGTCAGAGACCACCTTGAACCATGGCTCCGGGCAGGAGACATGCAGGATTACCTTGCGTGCATGGCGGGTGATCCGGGCGCAAATGCTCATCATGCTCCGCATGACCGTCTTGGTTCTTCGGCGGTTGGCTTTTTTCAGTCCCAGCATCCGAGCCACAACCAAGTCCACGGAGGCTACCCGAAGCATGTTGTAGACCAGCATGCCCAAGCGCAGGAAGGCGGCATTCACGGCAAACTTGCCCGACGGCAGGCGTTCCATGTCCATCTCGGTCTTGAATTCCCCGTGATACTGCTCGCTGGTGCCCCGCTTGCGATACAGTTTCAAAGCCTGGTCGGCATCAAATTCCAGGTTAGTCCACAATACGCAGACGCGGACCTCTGGAATCATCATGAACACACCGTCCTTGCTCAACACTTCCGTGACCTCGAAAATCTGGCGGACCGGACTTTTCTTCTTGCCAAGCTCACGCATCACGAAGCCTCGGTAGATTCGGCCTTTTTCTCGGGACGTTGCGAAATTCTCTACTTTCTGCGCGTGCTCCTTGGCAGTAGCGAGCCAGCCGGTCACCGGTTCCCTGCGCAGATTGTGCTTGATGATGAAGCCGGTGCGCGACTGCGTGCACAGCGTCTCCAGACGCTCCTTGCTGTCAAATCCGCTGTCGGCGACCACGAGAACGTTCGCTTCCACCATGGACTTGGCGTACCCGAGGCTCTCCAGGATGAACTCATCCGTGCCCTCGCAACTGGAATGGCTCGATCCGGGACGAAGCTTGCCGTTGACCATCCAGCCGCCACCAAGATGAGCAAAGATCGGAGCGAAGCCGAATCTCTTGTCGTACGCTGCGCTGGCACCTTCCTTCTCGGTGTCGGCGTTGTCGAAAATGCTGACGTCGATATCAAGGCGCACCCAGTGCTCTTTCTTGTTGTCGTCCCTGGTCATATCAATGATCTCAGGCTGCATTCCGGTCTTCTTCCACAGTTCGACCGAGCAACGGGGCAACTGGGCATCCAGGTCAGTTTCCAAGGCGATCCGCTGAAACCGTTGCCGCAAAATCTCGGCGGAAGGAACGCGTCCAAGGCCAAGGCTGGTCGCGAAAAAATCGTCGCCGTAGTATTCACGGACATGGTCGAAATCCGTTTTGCCTTGGCACATGAGGCCGACCAATGTGCGGAAAATTTCGCGCTCCTTGATCTGCGGAGCTTTTCCAGGCCCAAGACGGTCGACCAGTGTATCCAGCCCGCAAACCCTGGCCATCTCGCTAATCAGAGCCAGACCGACATGGCCAATGTTGTTTCCTTCGTTTCGTTTGATATCGGTGATGAGCATTGCAAACTCCTGTCGCACCCAATGGGTGCTAAAAATCATTCAGGAAAAGCAAGTTCAATATACCGATATCATTGATTTATTTCAAGTGTAAAATGTTTCAAAACTGTATATTCAATGCAACTTTTTCACGGATTTAGGCTGGAAGTGCTGCGGTCCGTGACAAGAAAGTGAGGCTGGATGCCGCCCGAAAGACGTTTCGGATGAATTGATTTGATCGCTCCCGCGACACAGGAGTAGCGTTGATTTCTGGAACGCCGGTCTGTCTCCTGTAACCGACAGGCGTTCTCCGCTCCAGAACCGAATAGCGCCGGTCGGTTCGTCGTCAGCGGTTGTGCCTTATCTCCCATGATTTCAATACCAAAGAACAGAAGATTCAAAAAATATTTTTTTGCCGATTCAAACTTGAGCAATTGCTATTCTTGCCTCAGTTCGTTATAAGCAACAAACGTATAATACATTCAATTTATAAGTATCAATGCATATATGCATAGAGTTTAACATATTGCTGTGCAGTCATTTTTTATGCAAACTTTTTAAGTTTTTTTTGATGGATTTTAAAATAGTGATCATAAATAAATTCAATACATGATTCCTGCTCCATGGAGGATAGAATGACGATTCAAACACAAGCTTTAGATGTTGAAGAAGCTATGCAAAGATTCAACGGCAACCAGGCAATATTTTCTAAATTGCTGAAACGATTTATTAAAATAAATTCAGATATTGAAGAAAAGACAACGCAGCTCGTAAATTCAGGCAATTCTGAGGAGATTTTTATTTTCTTCCATTCACTCAAGGGAGGATCTGGAAATCTTTCCGCAAAAAATCTGTATAAAAAATCCACAGCTCTCGAAGATCTTGCGCGGAAGGGGGATTTTGAATCAATCAAAAAAGAATTGCCGTCCCTTTATGACATCTATGACCAACTTAAAATTGCTGTTGCCGATCTTGAAAAATCCAATTCGTGAAGAATGCACGTTAAAAAGCATTCCTCGATCAGGGTCCGTAAAATTGGCTTGATGTACAGGTAAAATTCAGAAAAGTCTGGAAACCATCAAGCCAGACCAGAATGCATGAGTGTCTTCATGCAGCCAGAAAATTTTTGCGCATATTTCCATGCGGTTTATCCGGCACGCAAAGACCCAGCGGTCAACAGACGTGAATTTCGGTTTTCCACCGGAAAAGGCAGGTCTTGGTGAATACTCTGAGTTCGGATTACTTCGTTATTCCCGGCGGAATCAGCTTGAGGCGACACTGTTCCCCCATGACGGTTGCCGTATTGGCCTTCCTGATTTTGCTTCCTTTGTGTTTCATCGGCCTGAGTCCGGTTTGGGCAGCAGAGGTGTGCGTCCTGGACGCGGAAAAGGAAGACCACGATCTGCGCCCCTTCATGGAGTTTATGGCGGACGCGGACCGTTCGTTGAGCATTGATCAGGCGGCGTCGCCGGCCTTGGCTGACCGTTTCGGCCTGCCTCCCAAAGGGCATTTCAATTTTGGTTTCACCCCTTCCGCCTTGTGGTTCCGTTTCA
This DNA window, taken from Desulfomicrobium sp. ZS1, encodes the following:
- a CDS encoding glycosyltransferase translates to MRILFVHMNFPAQFRSLASFLGRDSRNEVVFATMNENPGWDIPGVRKAVFDPDATVFPEGHGINAKFWAASSKASGALKLAVELRRQGFVPDIICGHSGWGPTMYLRDVFPEAAFVGYFEWFYDAQSADMRFSGSPLSLSSRMEVRCNNIPILMDLASCAHGICPTRWQLEQFPAEFRSKISVIHDGVDTDYFSPDPEARMVLPDLDLSGATEIVTYATRGMEPYRGFPQFLEAAVDVVKKRPGCHVVIGGNDGCHYGSPPEPGKTWKEVLTERLQPDPEHIHFVGPLPYRHYRTLLRASTAHVYLTRPFVLSWSFLEALSCGCLVVASDTEPVREMASDGHNALFTDIRSPAAITERILEALENRSQLDGVRKQARQTVLERYDVRKLLPQQLEPESVNKCCQRCWLEISTIFFENSGDFRPENFQLKDNCRFASSENRLFAVFRRTTPRNAA
- a CDS encoding IS1380 family transposase, whose amino-acid sequence is MLITDIKRNEGNNIGHVGLALISEMARVCGLDTLVDRLGPGKAPQIKEREIFRTLVGLMCQGKTDFDHVREYYGDDFFATSLGLGRVPSAEILRQRFQRIALETDLDAQLPRCSVELWKKTGMQPEIIDMTRDDNKKEHWVRLDIDVSIFDNADTEKEGASAAYDKRFGFAPIFAHLGGGWMVNGKLRPGSSHSSCEGTDEFILESLGYAKSMVEANVLVVADSGFDSKERLETLCTQSRTGFIIKHNLRREPVTGWLATAKEHAQKVENFATSREKGRIYRGFVMRELGKKKSPVRQIFEVTEVLSKDGVFMMIPEVRVCVLWTNLEFDADQALKLYRKRGTSEQYHGEFKTEMDMERLPSGKFAVNAAFLRLGMLVYNMLRVASVDLVVARMLGLKKANRRRTKTVMRSMMSICARITRHARKVILHVSCPEPWFKVVSDLFYRLKTA
- a CDS encoding Hpt domain-containing protein; the protein is MTIQTQALDVEEAMQRFNGNQAIFSKLLKRFIKINSDIEEKTTQLVNSGNSEEIFIFFHSLKGGSGNLSAKNLYKKSTALEDLARKGDFESIKKELPSLYDIYDQLKIAVADLEKSNS